The Halichoerus grypus chromosome 9, mHalGry1.hap1.1, whole genome shotgun sequence genome has a window encoding:
- the ABCC10 gene encoding ATP-binding cassette sub-family C member 10 isoform X2, with the protein MERFLAQLCETSVLQPLPVWEGDTTGHCFTQLVLSALPHALLAVLSACHWGTPRNPGYILHCGPGWRLRLTASFLLSVLPLLDLLPVTLPPGAGPGPVGLEVLAGGVAAVAWTSHCLALWALAHPARGHSRGPLAVALAAFLPAPALVLTLLWHCQRGTLLPPLLPGPLSRLCLLILQLAALFAYGLGWAVPGGPREPWAPEPLLSQGQEPEVAEDGESWLSRFSYAWLAPLLARGARGELRQPQDTCRLPRRLHPIYLARAFQEHWQEGARLWRALYKAFGRHYLALGLLKLVGTMLGFSGPLLLSLLVGFLEEGQEPLSNGLLYALGLAGGAVLGAVLQNQYGYEIRKVTLQARGTVLNILYRKALQLGPRRPPAGEALNLLGTDSERLLNFAGSFHEAWGLPLQLAITLYLLHQQVGVAFVGGLILALLLVPVNKVIATRIMASNREMLQHKDARVKLITELLNGIRVIKFFGWEQALGARVEACRARELGRLWVIKYLDAAYVYLWAALPVVISIVIFITYVLMGHQLTATKVFTALALVRMLILPLNNFPWVINGLLEAKVSLDRIQRFLDLPNHSPQVYYSPDPPTDPSTVLELHEALFSWDPVGSSQETFISHLEVKKGALVGIVGKVGCGKSSLLAAIAGELHRLRGRVAVWGLSKGFGLATQEPWIQFATIRDNILFGKTFDAQLYKEVLEACALGDDLCILPAGDQTEVGEKGVTLSGGQRARIALARAVYQEKELYLLDDPLAAVDADVANHLLHRCILGVLSHTTRLLCTHRIEYLAKADVVLLMEAGRLVRAATVPSAGDLEKTKEGLGGDENARGRLLQEESKKEGAVALHVYRAYWRAVGRGLALAILLSLLLMQATRNAADWWLSHWISQLKADKNSSQEAPAPTSPGSTGLLSAQLLLFSPGSLYTSVFPLPRAAPNGSSDIRFYLTVYATIAGINSLCTLLRAVLFAAGTLQAAATLHRRLLCRVLMAPVTFFTSTPTGRILNRFSSDVACADDSLPFMLNILLANAAGLLGLLAVLGAGLPWLLLLLPPLSVSYYAVQRRYRASSRELRRLGSLTLSPLYSHLADTLAGLPVLRASGAACRFEDENQRLLELNQRCQFAASATMQWLDIRLQLMGATVVSAIAAIALVQHQQGLADPGLVGLSLSYALSLTGLLSGLVSSFTQTETMLVSVERLEEYSCDLPQEPQGQLPRLGVGWLTQGSVEFQDVVLVYRPGLPNALDGVTFRVQPGEKLGIVGRTGSGKSSLLLVLFRLLEPSSGRVLLDGVDTSQLELSELRSQLAVIPQEPFLFSGTVRENLDPRGLHEDGALWQALEQCHLSDVIMSMGGLDSELSEGGRSLSLGQRQLLCLARALLTDAKILCIDEATASVDQKTDQLLQQTVCKRFANKTVLTIAHRLNTILNSDRVLVLQAGRVVELDSPAALRSQPHSLFQQLLQSCQQGSHSSR; encoded by the exons ATGGAGCGGTTCCTGGCCCAGCTGTGCGAGACCAGTGTGTTGCAGCCGCTGCCGGTGTGGGAGGGGGACACCACGGGCCACTGCTTCACCCAGCTGGTGCTCAGCGCCCTGCCCCATGCGCTCCTCGCCGTGCTCAGTGCCTGCCACTGGGGCACTCCGAG GAATCCAGGTTACATCCTGCACTGCGGTCCCGGCTGGCGCCTCCGACTCAcagcctccttcctgctctccgTCCTTCCATTGCTAGACCTCCTTCCAGTCACTTTGCCACCTGGGGCAGGCCCAGGGCCCGTAGGGCTAGAAGTGCTGGCAGGGGGGGTGGCGGCGGTGGCCTGGACCAGCCACTGCCTGGCCTTGTGGGCACTGGCTCATCCCGCCCGCGGCCACTCCCGGGGACCGCTGGCCGTGGCTCTGGCTGCCTTCCTGCCGGCCCCAGCCCTGGTTTTGACCCTGCTGTGGCACTGCCAGCGAGGCACACTTCTGCCCCCGCTTCTCCCAGGACCGCTGTCCCGCCTGTGCCTTCTCATCCTGCAGCTGGCTGCGCTCTTCGCCTATGGACTGGGCTGGGCAGTCCCCGGGGGGCCCCGGGAGCCCTGGGCCCCGGAGCCCCTCCTGTCTCAGGGACAGGAGCCTGAGGTAGCTGAAGATGGGGAGAGTTGGCTGTCACGCTTTTCCTATGCCTGGCTGGCACCCTTGCTGGCCCGAGGGGCCCGTGGAGAGCTCCGGCAGCCCCAGGACACTTGCCGCCTCCCACGCAGGCTGCACCCAATCTACCTGGCTCGTGCCTTCCAGGAGCACTGGCAGGAAGGGGCCCGGCTGTGGAGGGCCCTGTATAAGGCCTTTGGCCGGCACTACCTGGCGCTTGGACTACTGAAGCTGGTGGGGACCATGCTGGGATTCTCGGGGCCCTTGCTGCTTTCCCTCCtggtgggcttcctggaggaggggcaggagccgCTGAGCAATGGACTGCTCTATGCCCTGGGGCTAGCTGGTGGGGCCGTACTGGGCGCTGTGCTGCAGAATCAGTATGGGTATGAGATACGGAAGGTGACGCTTCAGGCACGGGGGACTGTGCTGAATATTCTGTACCGAAAGGCTTTACAGCTGGGGCCCAGACGCCCTCCTGCCGGGGAGGCCCTGAATCTACTGGGCACTGACTCTGAGCGGCTGCTCAACTTTGCTGGGAGCTTCCATGAAGCCTGGGGCCTGCCCCTGCAGCTGGCCATCACCCTCTACCTGCTGCACCAGCAGGTGGGTGTGGCCTTCGTGGGTGGTCTGATCCTGGCACTGCTGCTGGTCCCTGTCAACAAAGTTATTGCCACCCGCATCATGGCCAGCAACCGGGAGATGCTACAGCACAAGGATGCGCGGGTGAAG CTCATAACAGAGCTGCTGAATGGCATTCGGGTCATCAAGTTCTTCGGGTGGGAGCAGGCGCTGGGGGCCCGAGTAGAAGCCTGCCGAGCTCGCGAACTGGGGCGACTCTGGGTCATCAAATACCTGGATGCAGCCTATGTGTACCTGTGGGCCGCCCTGCCAGTTGTCATCTCCATTGTCATCTTCATCACCTATGTCCTCATGGGGCACCAGCTCACGGCCACCAAG GTGTTCACGGCATTGGCACTGGTGCGCATGCTCATTCTTCCCCTCAACAACTTCCCTTGGGTGATTAATGGCCTCCTGGAGGCCAAAGTGTCCTTGGACCGGATCCAGCGTTTCCTTGACCTTCCCAACCACAGCCCCCAAGTCTACTATAGCCCAG ATCCCCCCACAGATCCATCTACAGTGTTGGAGCTGCATGAAGCCCTGTTCTCCTGGGACCCGGTCGGGAGCAGCCAGGAGACCTTCATCAGTCACCTCGAAGTGAAGAAG GGTGCCTTGGTGGGTATCGTGGGGAAGGTGGGCTGTGGGAAGAGCTCGCTGCTGGCCGCCATTGCTGGGGAGCTCCACAG GCTGCGTGGGCGGGTGGCAGTGTGGGGGCTGTCCAAAGGCTTTGGCCTggccacccaggaaccctggaTCCAGTTTGCTACCATCCGAGACAACATTCTCTTTGGGAAGACATTTGATGCCCAGCTGTACAAGGAAGTGCTGGAGGCCTGCGCCCTCGGTGATGACCTCTGC ATCCTGCCTGCTGGCGACCAGAcagaggtgggggagaagggtGTGACCCTCAGCGGGGGACAGCGGGCCCGGATTGCCCTTGCTCGTGCTGTCTACCAG GAAAAGGAGCTCTATCTCCTGGACGACCCTCTGGCTGCTGTGGACGCCGACGTGGCCAACCACCTGCTGCACAGGTGCATCCTGGGAGTGCTGAGCCACACCACCAGGCTGCTCTGCACTCACCGGATCGAGTACCTGGCGAAGGCGGATGTGGTGCTGCTGATGGAGGCCGGGCGCCTTGTTCGGGCCG CCACAGTGCCGTCAGCTGGGGACCTGGAGAAAAcaaaggaggggctgggaggggacgAGAACGCGCGTGGCCGCCTGCTGCAGGAGGAAAGCAAGAAGGAGGGTGCTGTGGCCTTGCACGTGTACCGAGCATACTGGAGGGCCGTGGGCCGGGGCCTGGCCCTAGCCATCCTCCTCTCGTTGCTCCTCATGCAAG ccACAAGGAACGCTGCTGACTGGTGGCTCTCCCATTGGATCTCCCAGCTGAAGGCCGACAAGAATAGCTCCCAGGAGGCGCCAGCCCCCACCAGCCCGGGATCCACAGGGCTCCTCTCTGCCCAGCTGCTCCTCTTCTCCCCCGGAAGCCTCTA cACCTCAGTGTTCCCACTGCCGAGAGCCGCCCCCAATGGCTCCTCAGACATCCGTTTCTACCTCACCGTCTACGCGACCATTGCTGGGATCAACTCCCTGTGCACGCTTCTCCGGGCAGTGCTCTTTGCGGCGGGCACCCTCCAAGCGGCCGCCACCCTGCATCGCCGCCTGCTGTGTCGAGTCCTTatg GCGCCAGTGACTTTCTTCACCTCCACACCCACCGGCCGCATCCTCAACCGCTTCTCCTCAGACGTGGCCTGTGCGGACGACAGCCTGCCCTTCATGCTCAACATCTTGCTGGCCAACGCCGCCGGcctgctggggctcctggccGTGCTGGGCGCCGGGCTGCCctggctgctgctgctgctgccgcccctGAGCGTCTCCTACTACGCGGTGCAGCGCCGCTACAGGGCCTCCTCGCGGGAGCTGCGGCGCCTCGGCAGCCTCACCCTGTCGCCACTCTACAGCCACCTGGCCGACACCCTGGCTGGCCTCCCCGTGCTCCGGGCCTCGGGGGCGGCCTGCAG GTTTGAGGATGAGAACCAGAGACTGCTGGAGCTAAACCAGAGGTGCCAGTTTGCCGCCAGCGCCACCATGCAGTGGCTGGACATCCGGCTGCAGCTCATGGGGGCCACGGTGGTCAGCGCCATCGCGGCCATTGCCCTGGTGCAGCACCAGCAGGGCCTCGCCGACCCAG GACTGGTGGGCCTGTCACTGTCCTATGCCCTGTCCCTGACGGGCCTGCTCTCGGGCCTGGTGAGCAGCTTCACACAGACAGAAACCATGCTGGTAAGCGTCGAGCGGCTGGAGGAGTACTCCTGTGACCTGCCCCAAGAGCCCCAGGGCCAGCTGCCACGG CTGGGCGTCGGCTGGCTGACCCAGGGGAGTGTGGAGTTCCAGGATGTGGTGCTGGTGTACCGGCCAGGGCTGCCGAACGCCCTGGATGGGGTGACCTTCCGTGTGCAGCCCGGAGAGAAGCTGGGCATCGTGGGCCGCACTGGCTCTGGCAAGTCTTCCCTGTTGTTGGTGCTCTTCCGGCTGCTGGAACCCAGTTCGGGGCGAGTGCTGCTGGACGGTGTGGACACCAGCCAGCTGGAGCTGTCTGAACTCAg aTCCCAGCTGGCTGTCATCCCCCAGGAACCCTTTTTGTTCAGTGGGACTGTTCGGGAAAACCTGGATCCCCGGGGCTTACATGAGGACGGGGCCCTGTGGCAGGCCCTGGAGCAGTGTCACCTGAGTGACGTGATTATGTCCATGG GTGGTCTGGACAGTGAGCTGAGCGAGGGGGGCCGGAGCTTATCCCTGGGGCAGAGGCAGCTGCTGTGTCTGGCTAGAGCTCTCCTCACAGATGCCAAG ATCCTGTGTATCGATGAGGCCACGGCGAGCGTGGACCAGAAGACAGACCAGCTGCTCCAGCAGACCGTCTGCAAACGTTTTGCCAACAAGACGGTGCTGACCATTGCCCACAG GCTCAACACGATCCTGAACTCTGACCGGGTGCTGGTGCTGCAAGCAGGGAGGGTCGTGGAGCTGGACTCCCCCGCCGCGCTCCGCAGCCAGCCCCACTCACTGTTCCAGCAGCTGCTGCAGAGCTGCCAGCAGGGATCCCACTCCTCTCGCTGA
- the ABCC10 gene encoding ATP-binding cassette sub-family C member 10 isoform X1 — protein sequence MERFLAQLCETSVLQPLPVWEGDTTGHCFTQLVLSALPHALLAVLSACHWGTPRNPGYILHCGPGWRLRLTASFLLSVLPLLDLLPVTLPPGAGPGPVGLEVLAGGVAAVAWTSHCLALWALAHPARGHSRGPLAVALAAFLPAPALVLTLLWHCQRGTLLPPLLPGPLSRLCLLILQLAALFAYGLGWAVPGGPREPWAPEPLLSQGQEPEVAEDGESWLSRFSYAWLAPLLARGARGELRQPQDTCRLPRRLHPIYLARAFQEHWQEGARLWRALYKAFGRHYLALGLLKLVGTMLGFSGPLLLSLLVGFLEEGQEPLSNGLLYALGLAGGAVLGAVLQNQYGYEIRKVTLQARGTVLNILYRKALQLGPRRPPAGEALNLLGTDSERLLNFAGSFHEAWGLPLQLAITLYLLHQQVGVAFVGGLILALLLVPVNKVIATRIMASNREMLQHKDARVKLITELLNGIRVIKFFGWEQALGARVEACRARELGRLWVIKYLDAAYVYLWAALPVVISIVIFITYVLMGHQLTATKVFTALALVRMLILPLNNFPWVINGLLEAKVSLDRIQRFLDLPNHSPQVYYSPDPPTDPSTVLELHEALFSWDPVGSSQETFISHLEVKKGALVGIVGKVGCGKSSLLAAIAGELHRLRGRVAVWGLSKGFGLATQEPWIQFATIRDNILFGKTFDAQLYKEVLEACALGDDLCILPAGDQTEVGEKGVTLSGGQRARIALARAVYQEKELYLLDDPLAAVDADVANHLLHRCILGVLSHTTRLLCTHRIEYLAKADVVLLMEAGRLVRAGPPSEILPLVQAVPKAWAEDGQEADSATVPSAGDLEKTKEGLGGDENARGRLLQEESKKEGAVALHVYRAYWRAVGRGLALAILLSLLLMQATRNAADWWLSHWISQLKADKNSSQEAPAPTSPGSTGLLSAQLLLFSPGSLYTSVFPLPRAAPNGSSDIRFYLTVYATIAGINSLCTLLRAVLFAAGTLQAAATLHRRLLCRVLMAPVTFFTSTPTGRILNRFSSDVACADDSLPFMLNILLANAAGLLGLLAVLGAGLPWLLLLLPPLSVSYYAVQRRYRASSRELRRLGSLTLSPLYSHLADTLAGLPVLRASGAACRFEDENQRLLELNQRCQFAASATMQWLDIRLQLMGATVVSAIAAIALVQHQQGLADPGLVGLSLSYALSLTGLLSGLVSSFTQTETMLVSVERLEEYSCDLPQEPQGQLPRLGVGWLTQGSVEFQDVVLVYRPGLPNALDGVTFRVQPGEKLGIVGRTGSGKSSLLLVLFRLLEPSSGRVLLDGVDTSQLELSELRSQLAVIPQEPFLFSGTVRENLDPRGLHEDGALWQALEQCHLSDVIMSMGGLDSELSEGGRSLSLGQRQLLCLARALLTDAKILCIDEATASVDQKTDQLLQQTVCKRFANKTVLTIAHRLNTILNSDRVLVLQAGRVVELDSPAALRSQPHSLFQQLLQSCQQGSHSSR from the exons ATGGAGCGGTTCCTGGCCCAGCTGTGCGAGACCAGTGTGTTGCAGCCGCTGCCGGTGTGGGAGGGGGACACCACGGGCCACTGCTTCACCCAGCTGGTGCTCAGCGCCCTGCCCCATGCGCTCCTCGCCGTGCTCAGTGCCTGCCACTGGGGCACTCCGAG GAATCCAGGTTACATCCTGCACTGCGGTCCCGGCTGGCGCCTCCGACTCAcagcctccttcctgctctccgTCCTTCCATTGCTAGACCTCCTTCCAGTCACTTTGCCACCTGGGGCAGGCCCAGGGCCCGTAGGGCTAGAAGTGCTGGCAGGGGGGGTGGCGGCGGTGGCCTGGACCAGCCACTGCCTGGCCTTGTGGGCACTGGCTCATCCCGCCCGCGGCCACTCCCGGGGACCGCTGGCCGTGGCTCTGGCTGCCTTCCTGCCGGCCCCAGCCCTGGTTTTGACCCTGCTGTGGCACTGCCAGCGAGGCACACTTCTGCCCCCGCTTCTCCCAGGACCGCTGTCCCGCCTGTGCCTTCTCATCCTGCAGCTGGCTGCGCTCTTCGCCTATGGACTGGGCTGGGCAGTCCCCGGGGGGCCCCGGGAGCCCTGGGCCCCGGAGCCCCTCCTGTCTCAGGGACAGGAGCCTGAGGTAGCTGAAGATGGGGAGAGTTGGCTGTCACGCTTTTCCTATGCCTGGCTGGCACCCTTGCTGGCCCGAGGGGCCCGTGGAGAGCTCCGGCAGCCCCAGGACACTTGCCGCCTCCCACGCAGGCTGCACCCAATCTACCTGGCTCGTGCCTTCCAGGAGCACTGGCAGGAAGGGGCCCGGCTGTGGAGGGCCCTGTATAAGGCCTTTGGCCGGCACTACCTGGCGCTTGGACTACTGAAGCTGGTGGGGACCATGCTGGGATTCTCGGGGCCCTTGCTGCTTTCCCTCCtggtgggcttcctggaggaggggcaggagccgCTGAGCAATGGACTGCTCTATGCCCTGGGGCTAGCTGGTGGGGCCGTACTGGGCGCTGTGCTGCAGAATCAGTATGGGTATGAGATACGGAAGGTGACGCTTCAGGCACGGGGGACTGTGCTGAATATTCTGTACCGAAAGGCTTTACAGCTGGGGCCCAGACGCCCTCCTGCCGGGGAGGCCCTGAATCTACTGGGCACTGACTCTGAGCGGCTGCTCAACTTTGCTGGGAGCTTCCATGAAGCCTGGGGCCTGCCCCTGCAGCTGGCCATCACCCTCTACCTGCTGCACCAGCAGGTGGGTGTGGCCTTCGTGGGTGGTCTGATCCTGGCACTGCTGCTGGTCCCTGTCAACAAAGTTATTGCCACCCGCATCATGGCCAGCAACCGGGAGATGCTACAGCACAAGGATGCGCGGGTGAAG CTCATAACAGAGCTGCTGAATGGCATTCGGGTCATCAAGTTCTTCGGGTGGGAGCAGGCGCTGGGGGCCCGAGTAGAAGCCTGCCGAGCTCGCGAACTGGGGCGACTCTGGGTCATCAAATACCTGGATGCAGCCTATGTGTACCTGTGGGCCGCCCTGCCAGTTGTCATCTCCATTGTCATCTTCATCACCTATGTCCTCATGGGGCACCAGCTCACGGCCACCAAG GTGTTCACGGCATTGGCACTGGTGCGCATGCTCATTCTTCCCCTCAACAACTTCCCTTGGGTGATTAATGGCCTCCTGGAGGCCAAAGTGTCCTTGGACCGGATCCAGCGTTTCCTTGACCTTCCCAACCACAGCCCCCAAGTCTACTATAGCCCAG ATCCCCCCACAGATCCATCTACAGTGTTGGAGCTGCATGAAGCCCTGTTCTCCTGGGACCCGGTCGGGAGCAGCCAGGAGACCTTCATCAGTCACCTCGAAGTGAAGAAG GGTGCCTTGGTGGGTATCGTGGGGAAGGTGGGCTGTGGGAAGAGCTCGCTGCTGGCCGCCATTGCTGGGGAGCTCCACAG GCTGCGTGGGCGGGTGGCAGTGTGGGGGCTGTCCAAAGGCTTTGGCCTggccacccaggaaccctggaTCCAGTTTGCTACCATCCGAGACAACATTCTCTTTGGGAAGACATTTGATGCCCAGCTGTACAAGGAAGTGCTGGAGGCCTGCGCCCTCGGTGATGACCTCTGC ATCCTGCCTGCTGGCGACCAGAcagaggtgggggagaagggtGTGACCCTCAGCGGGGGACAGCGGGCCCGGATTGCCCTTGCTCGTGCTGTCTACCAG GAAAAGGAGCTCTATCTCCTGGACGACCCTCTGGCTGCTGTGGACGCCGACGTGGCCAACCACCTGCTGCACAGGTGCATCCTGGGAGTGCTGAGCCACACCACCAGGCTGCTCTGCACTCACCGGATCGAGTACCTGGCGAAGGCGGATGTGGTGCTGCTGATGGAGGCCGGGCGCCTTGTTCGGGCCG GGCCTCCCTCTGAGATCTTGCCATTGGTCCAGGCTGTCCCCAAAGCCTGGGCTGAGGATGGACAAGAGGCTGACTCAG CCACAGTGCCGTCAGCTGGGGACCTGGAGAAAAcaaaggaggggctgggaggggacgAGAACGCGCGTGGCCGCCTGCTGCAGGAGGAAAGCAAGAAGGAGGGTGCTGTGGCCTTGCACGTGTACCGAGCATACTGGAGGGCCGTGGGCCGGGGCCTGGCCCTAGCCATCCTCCTCTCGTTGCTCCTCATGCAAG ccACAAGGAACGCTGCTGACTGGTGGCTCTCCCATTGGATCTCCCAGCTGAAGGCCGACAAGAATAGCTCCCAGGAGGCGCCAGCCCCCACCAGCCCGGGATCCACAGGGCTCCTCTCTGCCCAGCTGCTCCTCTTCTCCCCCGGAAGCCTCTA cACCTCAGTGTTCCCACTGCCGAGAGCCGCCCCCAATGGCTCCTCAGACATCCGTTTCTACCTCACCGTCTACGCGACCATTGCTGGGATCAACTCCCTGTGCACGCTTCTCCGGGCAGTGCTCTTTGCGGCGGGCACCCTCCAAGCGGCCGCCACCCTGCATCGCCGCCTGCTGTGTCGAGTCCTTatg GCGCCAGTGACTTTCTTCACCTCCACACCCACCGGCCGCATCCTCAACCGCTTCTCCTCAGACGTGGCCTGTGCGGACGACAGCCTGCCCTTCATGCTCAACATCTTGCTGGCCAACGCCGCCGGcctgctggggctcctggccGTGCTGGGCGCCGGGCTGCCctggctgctgctgctgctgccgcccctGAGCGTCTCCTACTACGCGGTGCAGCGCCGCTACAGGGCCTCCTCGCGGGAGCTGCGGCGCCTCGGCAGCCTCACCCTGTCGCCACTCTACAGCCACCTGGCCGACACCCTGGCTGGCCTCCCCGTGCTCCGGGCCTCGGGGGCGGCCTGCAG GTTTGAGGATGAGAACCAGAGACTGCTGGAGCTAAACCAGAGGTGCCAGTTTGCCGCCAGCGCCACCATGCAGTGGCTGGACATCCGGCTGCAGCTCATGGGGGCCACGGTGGTCAGCGCCATCGCGGCCATTGCCCTGGTGCAGCACCAGCAGGGCCTCGCCGACCCAG GACTGGTGGGCCTGTCACTGTCCTATGCCCTGTCCCTGACGGGCCTGCTCTCGGGCCTGGTGAGCAGCTTCACACAGACAGAAACCATGCTGGTAAGCGTCGAGCGGCTGGAGGAGTACTCCTGTGACCTGCCCCAAGAGCCCCAGGGCCAGCTGCCACGG CTGGGCGTCGGCTGGCTGACCCAGGGGAGTGTGGAGTTCCAGGATGTGGTGCTGGTGTACCGGCCAGGGCTGCCGAACGCCCTGGATGGGGTGACCTTCCGTGTGCAGCCCGGAGAGAAGCTGGGCATCGTGGGCCGCACTGGCTCTGGCAAGTCTTCCCTGTTGTTGGTGCTCTTCCGGCTGCTGGAACCCAGTTCGGGGCGAGTGCTGCTGGACGGTGTGGACACCAGCCAGCTGGAGCTGTCTGAACTCAg aTCCCAGCTGGCTGTCATCCCCCAGGAACCCTTTTTGTTCAGTGGGACTGTTCGGGAAAACCTGGATCCCCGGGGCTTACATGAGGACGGGGCCCTGTGGCAGGCCCTGGAGCAGTGTCACCTGAGTGACGTGATTATGTCCATGG GTGGTCTGGACAGTGAGCTGAGCGAGGGGGGCCGGAGCTTATCCCTGGGGCAGAGGCAGCTGCTGTGTCTGGCTAGAGCTCTCCTCACAGATGCCAAG ATCCTGTGTATCGATGAGGCCACGGCGAGCGTGGACCAGAAGACAGACCAGCTGCTCCAGCAGACCGTCTGCAAACGTTTTGCCAACAAGACGGTGCTGACCATTGCCCACAG GCTCAACACGATCCTGAACTCTGACCGGGTGCTGGTGCTGCAAGCAGGGAGGGTCGTGGAGCTGGACTCCCCCGCCGCGCTCCGCAGCCAGCCCCACTCACTGTTCCAGCAGCTGCTGCAGAGCTGCCAGCAGGGATCCCACTCCTCTCGCTGA